In a genomic window of Styela clava chromosome 7, kaStyClav1.hap1.2, whole genome shotgun sequence:
- the LOC120328787 gene encoding protein trapped in endoderm-1-like, whose product MTNLTSEDLEERVNSIAFRHFGIAIGFWTIFIGSFGNMLTILTYVANKKLRTSFNAFLLNLAVIDFYTSTCMIPFNVAGYIQMEWPFGNDSFTARLQAFNYFCCGYTSVVFLVAITANRFIGAIFPGKYKIWFCKERMIWILIVCNICAPAFLLPFLVGTHSTCHAPLYGLTGYNTKQFLCTFICLPPNTGWDPYMQFTRVLFQFVPLIGMILMYAVIFTFVHKRRNKLTNKMGTMNNATIKGKEGRSIVGKPALNKTKSQRSIQAKRRSKEDSRMLVISVVICVAFMITFLPSVIVNLLPNRREIDVRWHMAASNMSWFNSSLNPIIYVVLNRRFRREYWRIIQIAIGRVREKFVHDSSSTIPTPSSIPRNSSAGNVSESLRVANKI is encoded by the exons ATGACAAATCTCACCTCGGAAGATCTTGAAGAAAGGGTGAATTCAATAGCTTTCAG gCATTTCGGTATAGCAATTGGATTTTGGACCATTTTTATTGGTTCGTTTGGTAACATGTTGACCATATTAACATATGTTGCAAACAAGAAACTTCGAACGTCTTTCAATGCTTTTCTTCTTAATCTCGCTGTGATTGATTTTTATACATCGACTTGTATGATTCCTTTCAATGTGGCTGGATACATTCAAATGGAATG GCCATTTGGAAACGATTCGTTCACAGCCCGACTGCAAGCATTCAACTATTTCTGTTGTGGATATACGTCAGTTGTATTTCTGGTTGCTATCACAGCGAATAGGTTTATCGGTGCAATTTTTCCAGGAAAATACAAGATTTGGTTCTGTAAGGaaag AATGATTTGGATACTGATAGTCTGCAACATATGTGCCCCAGCCTTTTTACTTCCTTTCCTGGTTGGCACTCATTCCACTTGCCATGCACCTCTCTACGGTTTAACTGGTTACAACACAAAGCAATTTTTATGTACTTTCATCTGTCTACCACCGAATACAGGGTGGGACCCGTATATGCAG TTCACGCgggttttatttcaatttgtgcCATTGATTGGAATGATTCTGATGTATGCTGTCATTTTCACATTCGTACACAAAAGACGAAATAAACTCACTAACAAGATGGGAACTATGAATAAT GCCACCATAAAAGGCAAGGAAGGCAGAAGCATTGTTGGAAAGCCGGCATTGAACAAAACAAAGAGTCAACGTTCTATACAAGCTAAAAG gcGAAGTAAAGAAGACAGTCGAATGTTGGTGATAAGTGTTGTCATCTGTGTTGCATTCATGATAACATTTTTGCCGAGTGTGATTGTTAACCTTCTGCCAAACAg ACGTGAAATTGATGTGAGATGGCATATGGCAGCATCCAACATGTCCTGGTTCAATAGTTCCCTAAACCCCATAATATATGTGGTATTGAACAGGCGATTTCGACGAGAATACTGGAGAATCATTCAAATCGCTATTGGAAGAGTCAGGGAGAAATTCGTTCACGACTCTTCCTCCACGATCCCGACTCCGTCAAGCATTCCGCGAAACTCTAGTGCAGGAAATGTATCTGAATCATTGAGAGTTgccaacaaaatttaa
- the LOC120328814 gene encoding uncharacterized protein LOC120328814 isoform X1 has product MQELERLEGLILRFSSRRLYVGEIFRDKKYSRLLNLIEKADDHLHLEETGRAIAVYKNASYHLKTFVTNGLKDRLLCANFYGTIECQISFCYLILGNSALALQHANRSIFHDVSCQTVHVWRAFAYRRLGKYARAVKCLTVRAPLFMTQVLSDAYDYSEFLVKIPNWELYEEDVIVNYWEELLKIVLKSTKNAKMEHIREISYLRKEELHERLSMEYLAIHPAYHDTVATDASAMRILPNSFRSILQSQEVDFFYQVTGFKNTNQVANYFNNLPKSSKEIIKKIAKDSKINTSMVERISALSKMADAMNCTNIEYRLLPGFGIHERLLLCAALVHIGKLEEAMQEYKCLKADIMLFIVLSKKGELKCQPSASKHLLAIQNVLKSLKVKLKQDKELRRSVGCLVHWLEDCAMRWTAENYSKSSNKYNSTKGRRYFKDSNLKKKSKTPKKLESEEWQESKRTSRKLRFQR; this is encoded by the exons ATGCAAGAACTTGAAAGGCTGGAAGGTCTGATTTTGCGTTTTTCTTCGA gACGTCTATATGTCGGGGAAATATTTCGCGATAAAAAGTATTCACGACTGCTGAATCTCATCGAGAAGGCTGATGATCATCTTCACCTAGAAGAAACTGGAAGAGCTATAGCCGTTTACAAAAACGCCAGCTATCATTTGAAG ACATTCGTGACGAATGGATTAAAAGATCGACTTCTTTGTGCTAATTTCTATGGAACCATAGAATGTCAAATTTCATTCTGCTACTTGATTCTTGGCAACAGTGCATTAGCACTTCAGCATGCTAACAG AAGTATCTTTCATGACGTATCATGTCAAACAGTACATGTATGGAGAGCGTTTGCTTACCGAAGGCTTGGAAAATATGCGAGAGCAGTGAAATGTCTAACAGTACGGGCCCCACTTTTCATGACTCAAGTCTTGTCCGACGCTTATGATTATTCTGAGTTCCTTGTGAAAATCCCAAATTGGGAATTATATGAAGAAGATGTCATCGTAAATTACTGGGAAGAGCTATTGAAAATTGTGTTGAAGTCCACGAAAAATGCAAAA ATGGAACATATCAGAGAAATTTCTTATTTACGCAAAGAAGAATTACATGAAAGATTGTCGATGGAGTATTTGGCAATACATCCCGCTTATCACGATACAGTTGCAACCG ATGCGTCAGCGATGAGAATTCTTCCCAATTCATTTCGAAGCATTCTCCAATCTCAGGAAGTTGATTTCTTTTATCAAGTTACGGGATTTAAAAATACCAACCAAGTTGCTAACTATTTCAATAATTTACCTAAAAGTTCTAaagaaattatcaaaaaaatagCAAAAGATTCAAAAATCAACACTTCCATGGTCGAGCGAATATCTGCGTTATCAAAGATGGCGGATGCCATGAATTGCACCAACATTGAG TACAGGCTTCTTCCTGGATTTGGAATACACGAACGACTATTGCTTTGTGCAGCTCTGGTACATATTGGAAAATTAGAGGAGGCAATGCAGGAATATAAATGTTTGAAA GCAGACATAATGTTATTCATTGTTCTGTCGAAAAAGGGAGAGCTCAAATGCCAACCATCAGCTTCTAAACATCTTCTTGCTATTCAAAACGTATTGAAATCTCTTAAAGTGAAATTAAAACAAGACAAAGAACTTCGGCGATCGGTTG GTTGCTTGGTGCATTGGTTGGAAGACTGTGCCATGAGATGGACAGCTGAAAATTATTCGAAGTCCTCCAACAAATATAATTCAACAAAAGGAAGAAGATATTTTAAAG attctaatttaaaaaagaaatcaaaaacaCCGAAGAAACTAGAATCCGAAGAATGGCAAGAATCTAAGAGAACCTCAAGAAAGCTTCGATTTCAGCGCTGA
- the LOC120328814 gene encoding uncharacterized protein LOC120328814 isoform X2: MQELERLEGLILRFSSRRLYVGEIFRDKKYSRLLNLIEKADDHLHLEETGRAIAVYKNASYHLKTFVTNGLKDRLLCANFYGTIECQISFCYLILGNSALALQHANSIFHDVSCQTVHVWRAFAYRRLGKYARAVKCLTVRAPLFMTQVLSDAYDYSEFLVKIPNWELYEEDVIVNYWEELLKIVLKSTKNAKMEHIREISYLRKEELHERLSMEYLAIHPAYHDTVATDASAMRILPNSFRSILQSQEVDFFYQVTGFKNTNQVANYFNNLPKSSKEIIKKIAKDSKINTSMVERISALSKMADAMNCTNIEYRLLPGFGIHERLLLCAALVHIGKLEEAMQEYKCLKADIMLFIVLSKKGELKCQPSASKHLLAIQNVLKSLKVKLKQDKELRRSVGCLVHWLEDCAMRWTAENYSKSSNKYNSTKGRRYFKDSNLKKKSKTPKKLESEEWQESKRTSRKLRFQR; this comes from the exons ATGCAAGAACTTGAAAGGCTGGAAGGTCTGATTTTGCGTTTTTCTTCGA gACGTCTATATGTCGGGGAAATATTTCGCGATAAAAAGTATTCACGACTGCTGAATCTCATCGAGAAGGCTGATGATCATCTTCACCTAGAAGAAACTGGAAGAGCTATAGCCGTTTACAAAAACGCCAGCTATCATTTGAAG ACATTCGTGACGAATGGATTAAAAGATCGACTTCTTTGTGCTAATTTCTATGGAACCATAGAATGTCAAATTTCATTCTGCTACTTGATTCTTGGCAACAGTGCATTAGCACTTCAGCATGCTAACAG TATCTTTCATGACGTATCATGTCAAACAGTACATGTATGGAGAGCGTTTGCTTACCGAAGGCTTGGAAAATATGCGAGAGCAGTGAAATGTCTAACAGTACGGGCCCCACTTTTCATGACTCAAGTCTTGTCCGACGCTTATGATTATTCTGAGTTCCTTGTGAAAATCCCAAATTGGGAATTATATGAAGAAGATGTCATCGTAAATTACTGGGAAGAGCTATTGAAAATTGTGTTGAAGTCCACGAAAAATGCAAAA ATGGAACATATCAGAGAAATTTCTTATTTACGCAAAGAAGAATTACATGAAAGATTGTCGATGGAGTATTTGGCAATACATCCCGCTTATCACGATACAGTTGCAACCG ATGCGTCAGCGATGAGAATTCTTCCCAATTCATTTCGAAGCATTCTCCAATCTCAGGAAGTTGATTTCTTTTATCAAGTTACGGGATTTAAAAATACCAACCAAGTTGCTAACTATTTCAATAATTTACCTAAAAGTTCTAaagaaattatcaaaaaaatagCAAAAGATTCAAAAATCAACACTTCCATGGTCGAGCGAATATCTGCGTTATCAAAGATGGCGGATGCCATGAATTGCACCAACATTGAG TACAGGCTTCTTCCTGGATTTGGAATACACGAACGACTATTGCTTTGTGCAGCTCTGGTACATATTGGAAAATTAGAGGAGGCAATGCAGGAATATAAATGTTTGAAA GCAGACATAATGTTATTCATTGTTCTGTCGAAAAAGGGAGAGCTCAAATGCCAACCATCAGCTTCTAAACATCTTCTTGCTATTCAAAACGTATTGAAATCTCTTAAAGTGAAATTAAAACAAGACAAAGAACTTCGGCGATCGGTTG GTTGCTTGGTGCATTGGTTGGAAGACTGTGCCATGAGATGGACAGCTGAAAATTATTCGAAGTCCTCCAACAAATATAATTCAACAAAAGGAAGAAGATATTTTAAAG attctaatttaaaaaagaaatcaaaaacaCCGAAGAAACTAGAATCCGAAGAATGGCAAGAATCTAAGAGAACCTCAAGAAAGCTTCGATTTCAGCGCTGA
- the LOC120328813 gene encoding uncharacterized protein LOC120328813, whose product MKFLTCLLVLGIVSTSLGSIIDVVVQDLGCWKENPSMWAIESWEGKHPMLDGPHEVRIDPVQKCAKVAQKLGYRVFAIREGGLCATNPFAEFNYTRWGSSFECLPNGRGGPKENQVYLVDTIIDAKFVPLGSWMKMVEDLERLEGRFIRLNPETLEDRSEPEEKCARAAAALKFEIFGLNDKKECFAWRKTLEDLRLPWGDEWGIPDDKWENLQFYHLTLLSNVTIVNLGCWKIDPLSRIIPLIESRSDILGMRDFQKRDNAVERCAIYNADWNHGEIFAVTNGGACAGSELREPAYDFLGSSDECPIDGKGAKEADQVYKLVREVKKIEWKQSESFTPIHLTSLGCWKVIDKQLIPSLEKLDEIIKDEPFLREDAVEKCARVAWKFGFDVIAIREGKCLSSPNARKLFRSYGPSDECLEDMGNAEAISVFELNTIRDPWFSNKGCFEDCEQIELLEDLHPLLKDEPRTRVDQIRKCSLVASMWEFDSFALLDGGRCHGLWWNETRRCVKSAACSDDGLGGRFAIQIYKIKAKNNFTLENLGCWKDDAFRTIPIAEGVNLELIGRYSEREDAIGACARYARSRGFKVFALQAGGMCLTSEHAEDMYNWYGWSNRCESDGRGGAWSNQVWKISDEWWKSPVDWWKVPEDWQKFGRWNCTWQWWKTPTTPWI is encoded by the exons ATGAAGTTTTTAACCTGTTTACTCGTTCTTGGAATCGTATCTACATCACTCGGAAGCATAATAGACG TTGTCGTCCAAGATCTGGGATGCTGGAAAGAAAATCCTTCAATGTGGGCAATTGAGAGCTGGGAGGGTAAACATCCTATGCTTGACGGTCCTCATGAAGTTCGTATCGATCCTGTCCAGAAATGCGCAAAAGTTGCACAGAAGTTGGGATATCGTGTGTTCGCAATTAGAGAAGGAGGATTGTGTGCAACCAACCCTTTTGCTGAGTTCAACTACACAAGATGGGGTTCGTCGTTTGAATGTCTGCCAAATGGAAGAGGAGGACCCAAAGAAAACCAAGTGTATCTTGTTGATACCATCATTGACG CAAAATTTGTTCCTCTTGGATCATGGATGAAGATGGTGGAAGATTTGGAGCGACTCGAGGGTCGATTCATCCGTTTAAATCCCGAAACACTGGAAGATAGGTCTGAGCCGGAAGAAAAATGTGCCAGAGCAGCTGCagctttaaaatttgaaatttttggtcTTAATGACAAAAAAGAATGCTTTGCGTGGCGCAAGACTCTTGAAGATCTTCGTTTGCCGTGGGGTGATGAATGGGGAATACCTGATGACAAATGGGAAAACTTACAATTTTATCATCTGACTCTTCTGAGCAATG TAACAATTGTCAATCTTGGATGCTGGAAAATTGATCCACTATCTCGCATTATTCCACTTATTGAATCAAGATCAGATATTCTTGGAATGAGAGATTTTCAGAAACGTGACAATGCAGTCGAAAGATGTGCAATTTACAACGCAGATTGGAATCATGGTGAAATTTTCGCTGTTACAAATGGTGGGGCTTGCGCTGGATCCGAGCTCAGAGA aCCAGCTTACGATTTCCTTGGGTCGTCAGACGAATGCCCTATTGATGGTAAGGGAGCAAAAGAAGCAGATCAAGTTTACAAACTTGTTCGGGAAGTGAAAA AAATTGAATGGAAGCAATCTGAATCGTTTACAC CAATTCATCTGACTTCGCTTGGTTGCTGGAAAGTTATTGATAAGCAACTGATTCCATCGCTGGAGAAACTTGATGAGATTATCAAAGACGAACCTTTTCTTCGTGAAGATGCGGTTGAAAA ATGTGCAAGAGTTGCTTGGAAATTTGGATTCGATGTGATTGCCATTAGAGAAGGAAAATGTCTTAGTTCTCCAAATGCAAGAAAGTTGTTCCGGTCATATGGGCCATCGGATGAATGTTTAGAAGACATGGGAAATGCTGAAGCAATTTCAGTCTTTGAACTGAACACAATCAGAGATC CATGGTTCAGCAATAAAGGCTGTTTTGAAGACTGTGAACAAATTGAACTTTTGGAAGATTTACATCCGTTGCTGAAAGATGAGCCAAGA ACCAGAGTCGACCAAATTAGAAAATGCTCTTTGGTTGCATCGATGTGGGAGTTTGACAGTTTTGCTTTATTGGACGGAGGTAGATGTCATGGCTTGTGGTGGAACGAGACCAGAAGATGCGTTAAATCCGCCGCTTGTTCAGATGATGGCCTCGGTGGACGTTTCGCAATACAGATTTATAAAATAAAGGCCAAGAATAATT TCACACTAGAAAACTTGGGTTGCTGGAAGGACGATGCATTCCGCACCATTCCTATTGCTGAAGGGGTTAATTTGGAACTTATTGGGAGATACAGCGAAAGAGAAGATGCAATCGGGGCATGTGCTCGTTACGCCAGATCTCGTGGTTTTAAGGTTTTCGCTCTACAAGCCGGCGGAATGTGTTTGACATCAGAACATGCTGAGGATATGTACAACTGGTATGGATGGTCCAATCGTTGCGAAAGTGACGGAAGAGGAGGAGCGTGGTCCAATCAAGTGTGGAAAATTAGTGATG AATGGTGGAAATCTCCAGTTGATTGGTGGAAGGTCCCAGAAGATTGGCAGAAATTTGGAAGATGGAATTGCACATGGCAGTGGTGGAAAACTCCAACTACTCCATGGATCTAA